One Balneola sp. DNA window includes the following coding sequences:
- a CDS encoding DNA-binding response regulator: MKLLIVEDNPDLLDNIITYLKREGYLCETASDYDAAFDKIMSYTYDVVLIDIMIPGGDGLQILRELKSVKPETSTIIISAKNSLDDKVKGLEIGADDYLTKPFQLAELQARIKAVNRRNNLGGTEIVRVNEISINTKTMEVKVEGELVDLTPKEYDLLLYFASNKNHVLSKQTIAEHLWGDYVDHLENLDFVYQHIKNLRKKLVASGAQDYIESVYSIGYKFNTKKGKA; the protein is encoded by the coding sequence ATGAAGCTGCTGATAGTAGAAGACAACCCGGATTTACTTGACAATATCATCACGTATTTGAAGCGTGAAGGATATCTATGCGAAACCGCCAGCGATTATGATGCTGCTTTCGACAAAATTATGTCTTACACGTATGATGTCGTCCTTATTGACATCATGATACCCGGTGGTGATGGACTGCAAATACTGAGGGAGCTGAAATCTGTAAAACCGGAAACAAGCACCATCATTATATCAGCAAAAAATTCACTGGACGATAAAGTGAAAGGGTTGGAAATAGGAGCTGACGATTATCTTACAAAACCATTTCAGCTTGCTGAACTTCAGGCAAGAATCAAGGCGGTAAACCGGAGGAATAATTTAGGTGGAACCGAAATAGTCCGCGTGAATGAGATTTCCATCAACACAAAAACGATGGAAGTAAAGGTAGAGGGCGAGTTGGTTGACTTAACGCCTAAAGAGTATGATTTACTCTTGTATTTTGCTTCTAATAAGAACCACGTACTCTCGAAGCAGACCATTGCCGAGCACCTCTGGGGAGATTATGTAGATCATCTGGAAAATCTGGATTTTGTTTATCAGCACATCAAGAACCTGAGAAAAAAATTGGTTGCATCGGGAGCCCAAGACTACATCGAAAGCGTGTATAGCATTGGCTATAAGTTCAACACAAAGAAAGGAAAAGCATGA
- a CDS encoding DoxX family protein, translated as MYKKLLSVNPNKFISTDYSILLLRIGAGLMIFTHGLPKLLKVINGNFAFGDPIGLGPEVSLILAAFAEGICGLFIVLGLWTRLSAAILSINMAVAYFFAHAGDPFSAKEKSMLFLLLFVVILFTGGGKYSVDKKMGG; from the coding sequence ATGTATAAGAAGCTGCTTTCCGTAAATCCGAATAAATTTATCAGTACTGATTATTCCATTCTATTATTAAGAATTGGTGCCGGACTAATGATTTTCACTCATGGCTTACCCAAGCTTTTAAAAGTAATAAATGGAAACTTCGCCTTTGGAGATCCGATTGGATTGGGCCCTGAAGTCTCGCTTATCTTAGCGGCTTTTGCGGAAGGCATATGCGGGCTTTTTATTGTCTTGGGACTATGGACCCGCCTTTCAGCTGCCATACTTTCAATTAATATGGCGGTGGCTTACTTCTTCGCTCATGCCGGTGACCCCTTCAGTGCAAAAGAGAAGTCTATGTTATTCCTGCTGCTTTTTGTAGTAATTCTATTCACAGGTGGAGGAAAGTATTCGGTGGACAAAAAGATGGGCGGTTAG
- a CDS encoding DNA-binding response regulator, whose product MRCLIIDDEPAARDILKTYISDTPELTLAGVCKDALEARKAVKEKDIELLFLDINMPRLTGIEFIKSLNNPPKVILTTAYSEYALEGYELNVIDYLLKPFSFERFLKAIDKAVCEPQPLNNDDSFITIKADGKLYRISFNEILFAESQGDYITVHTKEKKITYNETLKDFCYQLPGHLFSRVHRSYAVALSKIDYLEGNMIAIGTEKIPVGKAYKDEFLEKYKA is encoded by the coding sequence ATGCGCTGCTTAATCATTGACGATGAACCCGCGGCTCGTGACATTCTGAAAACCTATATTTCAGACACTCCGGAATTAACACTCGCAGGAGTTTGTAAAGACGCACTGGAAGCCCGAAAAGCTGTCAAAGAAAAAGATATCGAACTGCTTTTTTTGGATATTAATATGCCGAGATTAACAGGCATTGAGTTTATCAAAAGCCTTAATAATCCGCCCAAGGTTATTTTGACAACAGCTTACTCTGAATATGCTTTGGAGGGGTATGAGCTGAATGTGATTGACTATCTGCTTAAACCATTTTCGTTTGAACGATTCCTAAAAGCTATTGATAAGGCTGTCTGTGAGCCCCAACCTCTTAATAACGATGATTCATTCATTACAATAAAAGCTGATGGGAAGCTGTACCGTATTAGCTTTAATGAAATACTGTTTGCCGAAAGTCAGGGAGATTATATTACGGTTCACACCAAAGAAAAGAAGATCACCTATAACGAAACCTTAAAAGATTTTTGTTATCAGCTACCCGGTCACCTATTCAGTAGAGTGCATCGTTCTTATGCTGTAGCGCTTTCGAAAATTGATTATCTGGAAGGAAATATGATAGCAATCGGAACAGAAAAGATCCCGGTGGGCAAAGCATATAAAGATGAGTTCTTAGAAAAATATAAGGCATAA
- a CDS encoding beta-aspartyl-peptidase codes for MKHLLTALLTVLLFAGCTNTQSNQSEPAQKEWSIALHGGAGYVSKDMPEDRKQAYMDALNEALSIGSEILENGGSSLDAIEKTINYLEDNELFNAGKGAVFTAEGRNELDAAIMDGSTLNAGAVTGVTTVKNPVSLARKVMTDSKHVFFSADGAETFADQTDVTRVDPEYFYVESRYQSLKRAQAAEQESSLIETNEEKAWKYGTVGAVALDQNGKLAAGTSTGGMTNKKFGRVGDVPIIGSGTYANGNVAVSATGWGEKIMLNVSAHTLAAYYEFKNAGLQESMDYLVDEVLEPGDAGFIAVDKYGNFSMKTNTGSMFRAATDSDGNKEVGIW; via the coding sequence ATGAAACACCTACTTACTGCTCTTCTTACCGTACTGCTATTTGCGGGCTGTACGAATACTCAATCAAACCAATCAGAACCTGCTCAGAAAGAATGGTCTATCGCCCTGCATGGTGGCGCCGGTTATGTATCTAAAGACATGCCTGAAGATCGGAAACAGGCCTATATGGATGCCCTAAATGAAGCATTATCGATTGGATCAGAGATCTTAGAGAACGGCGGTTCTTCACTTGATGCTATTGAGAAAACGATTAACTACCTCGAAGACAATGAGCTTTTTAATGCCGGGAAAGGCGCCGTTTTTACTGCTGAAGGCCGGAATGAATTGGATGCGGCTATTATGGATGGTTCTACCTTAAACGCTGGTGCTGTCACTGGAGTCACTACCGTTAAAAACCCAGTCTCTCTTGCCCGTAAAGTTATGACTGACTCTAAACATGTATTTTTCTCTGCTGACGGTGCTGAGACTTTTGCCGACCAAACTGATGTAACTCGTGTTGATCCTGAATATTTTTATGTAGAAAGCAGATATCAATCATTAAAAAGAGCACAGGCAGCTGAGCAAGAATCCAGCCTGATTGAAACCAATGAAGAAAAAGCCTGGAAGTATGGTACGGTTGGTGCTGTAGCTCTGGATCAAAACGGCAAACTTGCTGCGGGTACTTCTACCGGTGGAATGACCAATAAGAAATTCGGTCGTGTTGGCGATGTTCCTATTATTGGCTCCGGTACTTATGCTAACGGAAATGTTGCCGTTTCAGCAACCGGATGGGGAGAGAAAATCATGCTTAATGTTTCAGCTCACACTCTTGCTGCCTACTATGAATTTAAGAATGCCGGTCTGCAAGAATCTATGGATTACCTGGTAGATGAAGTGCTTGAACCAGGAGACGCAGGTTTTATAGCCGTAGATAAATATGGAAACTTCTCTATGAAAACGAATACAGGCTCCATGTTCCGCGCTGCTACAGATTCAGATGGCAACAAAGAAGTGGGGATCTGGTAG
- a CDS encoding purine-nucleoside phosphorylase, whose amino-acid sequence MKHDTVKEFRTKRDEAVQFIKDETDFQPEYLLILGTGLGQLADEIETEHIISYSDIPHFPVSTVESHAGKLIFGKLGGKDVVAMQGRFHYYEGYTMQQIAFPVRVAKAVGAQSLLVSNACGGLNTNFSRGDIMLITDHINFLGDNPLIGPNDDELGPRFPDMSEPYTERLLELAENVALEHSIKMHQGVYLAISGPMLETKAEYRYMRQLGADVVGMSTVPEVISAVHMGMDVLGISVITDECFPDALEPVDIEDVLSAAAMAEPKMTQVIISVLERL is encoded by the coding sequence ATGAAACACGACACCGTCAAGGAATTCCGAACTAAAAGAGACGAAGCAGTTCAGTTCATAAAAGACGAAACCGATTTTCAGCCTGAGTACTTGCTAATCCTTGGTACAGGGCTTGGACAGCTAGCTGATGAAATTGAAACTGAGCACATCATCAGTTATTCTGATATTCCGCACTTTCCGGTTTCAACAGTAGAAAGTCATGCCGGAAAACTGATTTTTGGCAAACTTGGCGGAAAGGATGTTGTAGCAATGCAGGGGCGCTTTCATTACTATGAAGGTTATACGATGCAGCAAATTGCTTTTCCGGTTCGTGTGGCTAAAGCTGTTGGAGCACAGTCACTATTGGTAAGCAACGCTTGTGGCGGTCTGAACACAAACTTCAGCCGCGGCGATATTATGCTGATTACAGATCACATCAACTTCTTGGGTGATAATCCTCTGATTGGCCCAAATGATGACGAACTCGGCCCTCGTTTTCCGGATATGAGTGAGCCTTATACTGAGCGTCTGCTCGAGCTAGCCGAAAATGTGGCACTCGAACATTCTATCAAAATGCATCAGGGAGTGTACCTTGCCATCTCAGGGCCTATGCTGGAAACAAAAGCCGAATACCGATATATGCGTCAGTTAGGTGCAGACGTGGTAGGTATGAGTACGGTACCAGAAGTAATATCTGCAGTACATATGGGTATGGATGTACTTGGTATTTCAGTAATTACAGACGAGTGTTTTCCGGATGCTTTAGAGCCGGTTGACATTGAAGATGTTTTGTCCGCAGCTGCGATGGCTGAGCCTAAAATGACACAGGTAATTATTAGTGTTTTGGAACGTCTCTAA
- a CDS encoding YggS family pyridoxal phosphate-dependent enzyme → MSDRDIAQNLKTIQQKIETVAKEAGRNPSDITLVAVSKTKPSSDIYKAIEAGTLHFGENRMKELEDKMAEVEMPDVVWHFIGNIQTNKIKYIADGVNWVHSVEKAKYLKEIEKRAAKANRVVNALIQVNISNENQKGGCKPDDLAGILEKAQEYDHVVVRGLMGMASFVDDPEDVRSEFKLLKELFDTHQKYNKGSVKLEHLSMGMTNDLEVAIQEGSTMVRIGSAIFGERNYG, encoded by the coding sequence ATGAGTGACCGAGATATTGCCCAAAATCTGAAAACCATTCAACAAAAAATTGAAACTGTAGCCAAAGAAGCGGGAAGAAATCCCTCCGATATTACACTGGTTGCCGTAAGTAAAACCAAGCCCTCCTCCGATATATATAAAGCCATTGAAGCGGGAACCCTTCATTTCGGAGAAAACCGCATGAAAGAGCTTGAAGACAAAATGGCTGAAGTTGAGATGCCGGATGTTGTGTGGCATTTTATTGGCAATATTCAGACTAATAAGATCAAATATATAGCTGATGGAGTGAACTGGGTTCATTCCGTAGAAAAAGCGAAGTACTTAAAGGAAATTGAGAAAAGAGCTGCCAAAGCAAATCGCGTGGTGAACGCCTTAATTCAGGTGAACATTAGTAATGAAAACCAAAAAGGCGGCTGCAAGCCGGATGATCTGGCGGGGATTTTGGAGAAGGCTCAGGAGTATGACCATGTAGTTGTTCGCGGTTTGATGGGAATGGCCTCGTTTGTAGATGACCCCGAAGACGTGCGCTCCGAATTTAAACTGCTTAAAGAACTATTCGATACGCATCAAAAATACAATAAAGGAAGTGTGAAGTTAGAGCATTTGTCAATGGGAATGACCAACGATCTGGAGGTTGCTATTCAAGAAGGATCTACCATGGTTAGAATAGGAAGTGCCATTTTTGGTGAGCGCAACTATGGCTAA
- a CDS encoding Nif3-like dinuclear metal center hexameric protein: MSTRIRQISTFLDQWAPPKVKMDYDNVGLLVGDPNAQVTSILTCLDVTDKVVSEAIETGAELIVAHHPLIFSKIGSINPTDEQGRIIYKLIKNDIGLLVAHTNLDAALDGVSFVLANMLGLDHLKFLEKNYNISRKIRLITSHTDSEAVLKLLNYHSAEEAHYFDVNSREDGLKCFEAIIDQHNVSVLERALNNEGMLKEGSFQVIDLASNSQNFGMGVVGEYPEEGIGKNEFLHLVSKALNVKAIRFSGDVDRIKKVAVCGGAGIFLKDQAIKAGAQAFVTADIKYHDYFTENDNFLLVDVGHYESEFPIAEALKNELSEAFEELEVFVTRTVTNPMQVYVSEPEPKTIQPS, encoded by the coding sequence ATGTCAACCCGAATCCGGCAAATATCCACCTTCCTTGATCAATGGGCTCCTCCCAAAGTAAAAATGGATTATGATAACGTCGGATTACTCGTAGGAGATCCGAACGCACAGGTTACCTCTATTCTTACCTGCCTTGATGTAACTGACAAAGTTGTTTCCGAAGCCATTGAAACTGGCGCTGAACTCATTGTTGCACACCACCCTCTTATTTTTAGCAAGATTGGAAGCATCAACCCTACGGATGAGCAAGGACGCATTATATATAAGCTCATCAAGAATGATATTGGGCTGTTGGTTGCACACACAAATTTAGATGCTGCTCTTGATGGCGTCTCTTTTGTATTGGCGAATATGCTTGGGCTTGACCATCTGAAATTCCTTGAAAAAAATTACAACATAAGCCGCAAAATACGGCTCATTACTTCCCACACAGACAGTGAAGCTGTCCTCAAGCTACTGAATTATCATTCCGCTGAAGAAGCCCATTACTTTGATGTGAACAGCCGGGAAGATGGCCTTAAGTGTTTTGAGGCTATTATTGATCAGCATAATGTATCCGTTTTAGAACGAGCCCTGAATAATGAGGGCATGCTGAAAGAAGGCAGTTTTCAGGTAATTGACCTGGCATCTAACTCTCAAAATTTTGGAATGGGAGTAGTCGGAGAATATCCCGAAGAAGGTATTGGAAAAAATGAATTCCTGCATCTGGTCTCGAAAGCTCTAAATGTGAAAGCCATTCGCTTCTCCGGTGATGTTGACCGAATTAAGAAAGTTGCTGTATGTGGAGGCGCCGGCATTTTCCTTAAAGACCAGGCCATAAAAGCAGGAGCCCAGGCTTTTGTTACCGCCGATATAAAGTATCACGATTATTTTACTGAGAATGACAATTTCTTATTGGTAGATGTAGGTCACTATGAAAGTGAATTCCCTATTGCAGAAGCCTTAAAAAACGAATTGTCTGAAGCATTTGAAGAACTTGAAGTATTTGTAACCCGAACCGTAACGAACCCGATGCAAGTTTATGTATCGGAGCCCGAACCGAAAACTATTCAACCAAGCTGA
- a CDS encoding SsrA-binding protein, producing MSDKKKTTPTIQNRKARHDYSVEETYEAGLALKGTEVKSLRQGKASFADTFAYIQNGEVYLRDMYIKPYEHGSYYNHNETRPRKLLLHKREIRELQKATEQKGYTIVPLKLYFKRGNAKVLIGVAKGKKQFDKRDSIKEKDVKRQIERNVKGNYKINM from the coding sequence ATGAGTGACAAGAAGAAAACAACACCAACCATTCAAAACCGTAAGGCCCGCCACGATTATAGCGTGGAAGAGACCTACGAGGCAGGACTCGCCCTAAAGGGAACCGAGGTGAAATCACTGCGTCAGGGAAAGGCCAGTTTTGCGGACACGTTTGCTTACATCCAGAATGGAGAAGTGTACTTGCGGGATATGTATATCAAGCCTTATGAGCACGGCTCGTATTACAACCACAACGAAACCCGGCCCCGAAAGCTGCTGCTTCATAAGAGAGAAATTCGCGAGCTACAAAAAGCCACGGAGCAAAAGGGTTATACCATTGTGCCACTCAAGCTCTACTTCAAAAGAGGAAATGCGAAAGTGTTAATCGGCGTAGCCAAAGGGAAGAAGCAGTTCGACAAGAGAGACTCCATCAAGGAAAAAGATGTGAAGCGCCAGATTGAGCGCAATGTAAAAGGGAACTACAAGATTAATATGTAG
- a CDS encoding site-2 protease family protein encodes MSSDPFQEEVTSDFEVLSREEEPKNKPDTKTLLKHGGLFLLTLFFVTMTGANFVGFNPVLFPFAFPDSVDLLRGLLFAGLLLSFLTFHEFGHYFAAVYHNIKVTLPYYIPIPVGIGTLGAVIRIKERIRKMHKLFDVGAAGPVAGFIVALTVLMIGFATLPEPDYIQNFSGHEELKEYVAENGTYPGFITDEAEGQGVLTVGNTLLYTMLASMFDNVPPMWEMYHFPFLFAGWLGLFFTALNLMPVGQLDGGHILYSLIGYKKHRIVARGFFTLLTGLAGAEVLPFLRSFISGYTTLPFAEWVVWGFILFMLMNKAFRSDRYWVAGMMVLSLLGSVGYNYMLGGIEPGNVSLIWALWSFFIAFIVGVEHPPVDFEEELSPGRRVIGWLSMLIFILCISPNPIYMN; translated from the coding sequence TTGAGTTCAGATCCATTTCAAGAAGAAGTAACATCAGATTTTGAAGTTCTCTCCAGAGAAGAAGAACCAAAAAATAAGCCGGATACTAAAACGCTGCTCAAACACGGCGGCTTGTTCCTGCTGACGTTGTTTTTTGTGACCATGACCGGCGCTAATTTCGTTGGCTTTAATCCTGTACTTTTTCCTTTTGCTTTCCCCGATTCTGTAGATTTGCTTCGCGGGTTATTGTTTGCTGGGCTGCTTCTTTCGTTTCTGACGTTTCATGAATTTGGGCACTATTTTGCGGCGGTCTATCATAATATCAAAGTAACGCTTCCCTATTACATCCCTATTCCTGTTGGGATTGGTACTCTTGGTGCAGTCATTAGAATAAAGGAACGCATTCGCAAAATGCACAAGCTGTTTGATGTGGGTGCCGCCGGTCCTGTAGCCGGATTTATAGTTGCTCTTACCGTTTTGATGATCGGTTTTGCTACCCTTCCCGAACCTGACTACATACAGAATTTTTCCGGGCATGAGGAGCTCAAAGAATACGTAGCCGAGAATGGTACTTACCCGGGATTTATTACAGATGAAGCAGAGGGGCAGGGAGTATTGACCGTTGGAAATACGCTGTTATACACCATGCTTGCCTCTATGTTTGATAATGTGCCCCCCATGTGGGAGATGTATCACTTTCCGTTTTTGTTTGCGGGATGGCTTGGACTCTTTTTTACAGCTTTGAATTTAATGCCCGTTGGGCAGCTTGACGGCGGACACATTCTGTATTCACTCATTGGATACAAAAAGCACCGAATTGTGGCTCGGGGTTTCTTCACCTTATTAACAGGACTTGCCGGAGCGGAAGTTTTACCCTTTCTCCGAAGCTTTATCTCAGGTTATACCACACTGCCATTTGCAGAATGGGTGGTTTGGGGATTCATATTATTCATGCTCATGAATAAAGCTTTTCGCTCAGATCGTTATTGGGTTGCCGGGATGATGGTACTTTCCTTATTGGGATCTGTAGGCTATAATTATATGTTAGGAGGAATTGAACCTGGGAATGTGTCGCTTATCTGGGCATTATGGAGCTTTTTCATCGCATTTATTGTAGGAGTGGAGCATCCGCCGGTAGATTTTGAAGAAGAATTATCTCCCGGACGGCGCGTGATAGGCTGGCTAAGTATGCTTATCTTTATACTTTGCATTAGTCCCAATCCAATTTATATGAATTAA
- a CDS encoding DUF3052 domain-containing protein, translated as MAGYSGTPLLKKLGIKPGHSVLIVNEPDHFLELLGDFPDGAELVGTKHPDLIDFIQVFCHNEEELHNAFPPLKSRLAKNGTLWVSWIKKSSKMNTDITGNEVRSLGLQIGLVDVKVCAVDEDWSGLKFMYRKEDR; from the coding sequence ATGGCGGGCTATTCAGGCACGCCCCTATTAAAAAAGCTTGGCATTAAGCCCGGCCATTCGGTTCTTATTGTTAACGAACCCGACCATTTCCTGGAACTGCTCGGTGATTTTCCTGATGGTGCTGAACTGGTAGGCACTAAACATCCTGACCTTATCGATTTCATTCAGGTATTTTGCCATAATGAAGAGGAGCTTCATAATGCATTCCCTCCTTTAAAATCTAGATTAGCAAAGAACGGTACTCTTTGGGTTTCATGGATTAAGAAGTCATCAAAAATGAACACTGATATTACCGGAAATGAAGTACGATCTCTGGGCCTTCAAATCGGTTTAGTAGATGTGAAGGTTTGTGCGGTTGATGAAGACTGGTCGGGATTAAAGTTTATGTACCGCAAAGAAGATCGGTAG